One Jeotgalibaca porci genomic region harbors:
- a CDS encoding helix-hairpin-helix domain-containing protein, with protein MEKITKWRIPLLIGLGIVQGLIIIGLVFSNQKSAQTENTDEWFLEMQSESESIFQEPEEQEPVFWVVDVKGAVTNPGIYEVAKNMRVQNAIDLAGGLLQNAETRHINFAQHVTDQMLLYIPVVGEEIVDIPYTQPNSPVEEGTSKININTATDLELQALPGIGEKKALQIINYRTENGSFSTIEELMEVSGIGQKTFDTLKESITVTK; from the coding sequence ATGGAAAAAATAACGAAATGGCGTATACCGCTATTAATCGGTTTGGGTATCGTACAAGGTTTGATTATCATCGGGTTAGTTTTTTCGAACCAAAAAAGTGCGCAAACAGAAAACACGGATGAGTGGTTTCTGGAAATGCAGTCAGAATCTGAAAGTATTTTTCAAGAACCGGAAGAACAGGAGCCGGTTTTTTGGGTGGTGGATGTGAAGGGTGCGGTGACGAATCCGGGAATTTATGAAGTGGCCAAAAACATGCGGGTACAGAATGCTATCGACTTAGCCGGTGGTCTGCTTCAAAATGCTGAAACACGCCATATTAATTTTGCGCAACATGTAACGGATCAGATGCTGTTATACATTCCTGTCGTTGGTGAAGAAATAGTGGATATTCCGTATACACAGCCAAATTCACCTGTCGAAGAAGGCACGTCGAAAATAAATATTAACACCGCGACTGATCTTGAACTGCAAGCTTTACCCGGTATTGGCGAGAAAAAAGCGCTACAAATTATTAATTATCGAACAGAAAACGGCTCATTTTCAACGATAGAAGAACTGATGGAAGTCAGCGGGATTGGGCAGAAAACATTTGATACGCTCAAGGAAAGCATCACGGTCACAAAATAA
- a CDS encoding FAD-containing oxidoreductase, which translates to MKYDVIIIGWGKAGKTLAKTFSADGKTVAVIERDEKMAGGTCINVACIPTKTLSVDSVKGTDYVDAFERRNLVVKKLNETNYQNLATEETIDIYFGEASFKNDRELIVRAGEERFSLKGALVFINTGSESRIPNIRGIMESKHVYDSTQLQELPFLPKRLGIIGAGNIGLEFASIYSGFGSKVTLIETGAEILKHEEPEIRIAVQEELVQQGIEVLTETAVSSIQDVTNDGVKVITKAGDTFNFDAILIATGRKPAIESLRLWNTAIKLNESGGIWTNDYLRTTVDHVFALGDVRGEEQFTYTSLDDARIIDSYLYGNQDYNLKSRQNLPYSIFINPPFARVGMTEAEAVAANLDIRTNILPVAKMPRAHVTGDLRGVFKAVIAKHSNQILGASLFGAQAHEIINIVKLAKDYNLPASVLHNQVFTHPTMAENLNDLFK; encoded by the coding sequence TTGAAATATGACGTTATTATTATAGGCTGGGGAAAAGCGGGGAAAACGTTGGCAAAAACTTTTTCCGCAGACGGTAAAACCGTTGCTGTCATCGAAAGAGATGAAAAGATGGCTGGAGGAACATGTATCAACGTTGCTTGTATTCCAACCAAGACATTGTCTGTTGATTCAGTGAAGGGAACGGACTATGTGGATGCGTTTGAACGCCGCAATCTGGTCGTCAAAAAGCTGAATGAAACGAATTATCAAAATCTCGCTACTGAAGAAACAATAGACATTTACTTCGGTGAAGCGTCCTTTAAAAATGATAGAGAGTTGATTGTGAGGGCCGGAGAAGAACGTTTTTCTTTGAAAGGTGCTCTCGTTTTTATTAATACTGGTAGCGAAAGTCGTATACCCAACATCCGCGGTATAATGGAAAGTAAACATGTCTACGATTCAACACAGTTACAGGAACTTCCATTTTTACCTAAAAGGTTGGGTATTATAGGAGCCGGAAATATCGGCTTGGAATTCGCCAGCATCTATTCTGGCTTTGGTTCCAAAGTGACACTAATAGAGACAGGTGCTGAAATTCTGAAACACGAAGAACCTGAAATACGGATAGCTGTCCAAGAGGAACTTGTCCAACAAGGGATTGAGGTATTAACAGAGACAGCAGTTTCGAGTATACAAGATGTTACTAACGATGGCGTTAAAGTAATAACCAAAGCGGGCGACACTTTTAATTTCGACGCAATATTAATTGCAACGGGGCGTAAGCCAGCTATTGAGAGTCTGAGGTTATGGAACACAGCTATCAAGCTAAATGAAAGTGGCGGAATATGGACGAATGATTATTTACGCACAACGGTCGATCATGTTTTTGCATTAGGGGATGTAAGAGGTGAAGAACAGTTCACTTACACATCTTTGGATGATGCTCGCATTATTGACAGTTACTTATACGGCAATCAGGACTACAATTTAAAAAGCCGGCAGAATTTACCGTATAGTATTTTTATTAATCCGCCCTTTGCCCGGGTTGGGATGACAGAAGCTGAAGCAGTAGCGGCCAACCTGGATATCCGCACGAATATTTTACCAGTTGCAAAGATGCCACGTGCTCATGTAACAGGTGATTTAAGAGGGGTATTTAAAGCAGTTATTGCTAAACATTCGAATCAGATTCTAGGGGCAAGTTTATTCGGAGCACAGGCACACGAGATTATTAATATTGTGAAACTCGCAAAGGATTATAATTTACCAGCCTCTGTGTTACATAATCAAGTCTTCACCCATCCAACGATGGCAGAGAATTTGAATGATTTATTTAAATAA